Proteins encoded by one window of Rhizophagus irregularis chromosome 31, complete sequence:
- a CDS encoding GTPase required for pre-60S ribosomal subunit nuclear export and maturation: protein MGKAKKEKNRIAKEQSKNGNAGPVKAGNLKVKGENFYRDAKKVKFVNMLKGGKPIRNSKGKIVKEAPFQSKLAIAARVQPDRRWFGNTRVIGQKELEAFRESLGSKVNDPYQVLLRQNKLPMSLLADASKVSRMHMVDTEPFSDTFGPKAQRKRPKLKVSSLEDLATSTNELLENYSEKNDPSLLSNNINDWIDEARDSVFSKGQSKRIWNELYKVIDSSDVVIHVLDARDPIGTQCKNVVQYINKEVNHKHLVFLLNKCDLVPTWVTAKWVGILSKEYPTLAFHASINNSFGKGSLIQLLRQFSALHSDKKQISVGFIGYPNTGKSSIINTLRSKKVCNVAPIPGETKVWQYITLMKRIYLIDCPGIVPPSLEDSETDIVLKGVVRVENLKTPEDYIPRILEIVRKEYLQRTYELREWTDHIDFLSQLAQKYGKLLKKGEPDLSTVAKMILNDWLRGKIPYFTPPKIKDESDSENTGEDSKIDNNSEEKKNEVKGVEQNFCNIQVTTSFLPDDLGNEKTEQYHEENDIIEENIEDKIII from the exons atgggtaaagctaaaaaagaaaagaacagaATCGCTAAAGAGCAAAGTAAAAATGGAAATGCTGGTCCAGTGAAAGCTGGTAACTTAAAAGTAAAAGGAGAGAATTTTTATCGAGATGctaaaaaagtgaaatttgtTAATATGCTCAAGGGAGGGAAGCCGATAAGGAATTCTAAAGGAAAAATAGTAAAGGAAGCACCTTTTCAGAGTAAATTGGCAATTGCTGCTAGAGTACAACCAGATAGAAGGTGGTTCg gaAATACTAGAGTTATTGGACAAAAAGAGTTAGAAGCTTTCAGAGAAAGTCTTGGTTCAAAAGTTAATGATCCATATCAAGTTTTACTTCGACAAAATAAATTACCCATGAGTTTATTGGCTGATGCATCAAAG gTATCACGAATGCACATGGTTGATACTGAACCATTTTCAGATACATTTGGTCCAAAAGCACAGAGGAAACGACCAAAACTAAAAGTTAGTTCATTGGAGGATTTAGCAACTAGTACGAatgaattattagaaaattatagcGAAAAAAATGATCCATCacttttatctaataatataaatgattggATCGATGAGGCTAGAGACAGTGTATTTTCAAAAGGTCAATCAAAACGTATTTGGAACGAATTATATAAA GTTATAGATTCATCAGATGTTGTAATTCATGTGTTGGATGCACGAGATCCAATTGGCACACAATGCAAGAATGTTGTACAATATATCAATAAGGAAGTTAATCATAAACATTTAGTATTCTTACTAAATAAATGCGATCTAGTACCAACTTGGGTTACT GCGAAATGGGTTGGTATACTGTCTAAAGAATATCCAACTTTAGCATTTCATGCTAGCATCAATAATTCTTTTGGTAAAGGATCTTTGATACAACTATTGAGGCAATTTTCAGCGTTACATTCAGATAAGAAACAAATTAGTGTAGGTTTCATTGGTTATCCCAACACTGGGAAAAGTTCAATTATAAACACTTTGAGAAGTAAAAAAGTGTGTAACGTTGCTCCAATTCCTGGTGAAACaaag GTATGGCAATATATTACGTTAATGAAacgtatatatttaatagattgtcCGGGAATTGTACCACCTTCATTAGAGGACAGTGAAACAGATATTGTGCTTAAAGGTGTt GTGCGCGTAGAGAATCTAAAAACACCAGAAGATTACATTCCAAGAATACTAGAAATAGTTCGTAAAGAATACCTACAACGTACCTATGAATTACGCGAGTGGACAGACCATATAGATTTTCTTTCACAGCTAGCACAAAAGTATGgcaaattactaaaaaaaggaGAGCCTGATTTGAGCACCGTAgctaaaatgattttaaatgattGGTTGCGTGGTAAGATACCTTATTTCACTCCTCCAAAAATCAAGGATGAAAGCGACAGTGAAAATACTGGAGAAGATTCCAAAATTGACAACAATTCTGAG gaaaagaaaaatgaagtaaaaggagtagaacaaaatttttgtaatattcaaGTTACAACATCATTTTTACCCGATGATCTTGGTAATGAAAAAACTGAACAATATCATGAGGAAAATGACATTATTGAAGAAAACATtgaagataaaataataatttaa
- a CDS encoding 60S ribosomal protein L31, translating to MGTSDVRLDPLLNKEIWKQGVKSVPHRMRLRLSRRRNDEEDAKEKLYTYVTHVTVTSFKGLQTTVVDQ from the exons ATGGGAACAAGTGATGTTCGATTGGATCCATTGTTGAACAAAGAAATTTGGAAACAAGGTGTTAAAAGTGTACCTCATCGTATGCGTTTACGTCTTTCTAGACGTAGAAATGATGAAGAGGATGCTAAAGAGAAATTGTATACTTATGTCACCCACGTAACAGTGACCTCTTTCAAAg GGTTGCAAACTACAGTTGTTGATCAATAA